A single genomic interval of Granulicella tundricola MP5ACTX9 harbors:
- the hrpB gene encoding ATP-dependent helicase HrpB, which translates to MTQKAAVPFALPIDEILPAILSSLARTPNLVIEAAPGAGKTTRVPPALLGLVQGEILVLEPRRIAARLAARRVAAELGEEVGGTVGYQVRFEEVSGPRTRLRFVTEGILTRRLIGDPTLKGVDAVVLDEFHERHLDGDLALALLKRLQVSRPELRIVVMSATLEAAAVSEYLGGCPMLRSEGRLFELAVRHMPYSPLTLAAQVRHGVELLTKDESSGHILVFLPGAAEIRKAMRECETVARKAGMIVLQLHGDLTPAEQDRVVSPSAERKLILATNVAESSVTIDGVSAVIDSGLARVASYSPWTGLPTLAVSRVSKASARQRAGRAGRTGPGRVLRLYSEEDYRQRADHDAPEIVRSDLAQLCLALRVMGLAGFDEIDWLDAPPPPAVERAEKLLDGLGAVGAMAEKMSRYPLPPRLARLVVESQARGVGAQGCLAAAMLSSGERSPQHDLLTALEAEHDGRTLQLQKQLGRIAHAKEGRDDDDALLLSVLSGHPDRVARLRAGSQVLLSSGGSAELDGEPPPYEFMVALEVEDRTEKPLPLIRMTARIEPEWLIDLFPERMREVSSLSWHRTAERVEAVETLLYEELIVQESRDSMPAPEAAAALLAEKMLEVGVTRFVEEAALADLNARIEVAGITPPDLSAVLNDLCFGKRSFAELKNSSADLLAMLEQAAGQSKLREAAPTSVKLPSGRQTKVHYETGKPPWIASRLQDFFGMTETPRIGPGRTPVVVHLLAPNHRAVQTTTDLEGFWTRLYPQVRRELMRRYPRHAWPERPE; encoded by the coding sequence GTGACTCAAAAAGCTGCTGTACCTTTCGCACTTCCCATCGACGAGATTCTACCTGCGATTCTGTCTTCGCTGGCGCGCACTCCCAACCTTGTGATCGAGGCCGCACCCGGCGCGGGTAAGACGACGCGCGTGCCGCCGGCGCTGCTGGGGCTGGTGCAGGGCGAGATCCTGGTGCTGGAGCCGAGGCGGATTGCGGCTCGGCTGGCGGCGCGGCGGGTGGCTGCGGAGCTGGGTGAAGAGGTGGGTGGGACGGTCGGGTACCAGGTGCGGTTTGAGGAGGTCAGCGGCCCACGCACGCGGCTGCGCTTTGTGACCGAAGGTATTCTGACGCGGCGGTTGATCGGCGACCCCACGCTGAAGGGCGTGGATGCGGTGGTGCTGGACGAGTTCCATGAACGGCATCTCGATGGCGACCTGGCGCTGGCGTTGCTGAAGCGATTGCAGGTCTCGCGGCCTGAGCTGCGGATCGTGGTGATGTCGGCGACGCTGGAGGCTGCGGCGGTCTCGGAGTACCTGGGCGGCTGCCCGATGCTGCGGTCTGAGGGACGGCTGTTTGAGCTTGCGGTGCGGCATATGCCGTACTCTCCACTGACGCTGGCCGCGCAGGTCAGGCATGGGGTTGAACTGCTGACGAAGGATGAATCATCCGGGCACATTCTGGTGTTTTTGCCGGGCGCGGCGGAGATTCGCAAGGCTATGCGGGAGTGTGAGACGGTGGCGCGGAAGGCCGGGATGATCGTGCTGCAACTGCATGGTGACCTCACGCCCGCAGAGCAGGATCGTGTGGTCTCGCCTTCGGCTGAACGCAAGCTGATTCTGGCGACGAATGTTGCGGAGAGCTCGGTGACGATCGACGGCGTGTCGGCGGTGATCGATAGCGGGCTGGCGCGGGTGGCGTCGTATTCGCCGTGGACAGGGCTGCCGACGCTGGCCGTTAGCCGGGTCAGCAAGGCCTCGGCGCGGCAGCGGGCGGGACGCGCAGGACGTACCGGCCCTGGACGCGTGCTGCGGCTCTACTCCGAGGAGGACTACCGGCAACGTGCGGATCATGACGCGCCGGAGATCGTCCGGAGCGACCTTGCGCAGTTATGCCTGGCGCTGCGGGTCATGGGGCTTGCGGGCTTCGATGAAATCGACTGGCTCGACGCGCCGCCACCCCCGGCGGTGGAGCGTGCGGAGAAGCTGCTGGATGGCCTCGGGGCGGTGGGCGCGATGGCGGAGAAGATGTCGCGCTATCCCCTGCCGCCTCGGCTGGCGCGGCTGGTGGTTGAGTCTCAGGCGCGCGGCGTGGGCGCGCAGGGATGCCTGGCGGCGGCGATGTTGAGCTCCGGCGAACGCAGCCCGCAGCATGATCTGTTGACGGCGTTGGAGGCCGAGCATGATGGGCGGACGCTGCAACTGCAGAAGCAGCTCGGCAGGATTGCCCATGCGAAGGAGGGCAGAGACGATGACGACGCGCTGCTGCTTTCAGTCCTCAGCGGCCATCCGGATCGTGTGGCTCGGCTGCGTGCGGGGAGCCAGGTGCTGCTGTCTTCCGGCGGTTCGGCGGAGCTGGACGGCGAGCCGCCGCCTTATGAGTTCATGGTCGCGCTGGAGGTGGAGGACCGCACCGAGAAGCCGCTGCCGCTGATCCGTATGACCGCGCGCATCGAGCCGGAGTGGCTCATCGACCTCTTCCCTGAACGCATGCGCGAGGTCTCCAGTTTGAGCTGGCATCGCACGGCCGAGCGGGTCGAGGCGGTTGAAACGCTGCTCTACGAAGAGCTGATCGTGCAGGAGTCGCGCGACAGTATGCCAGCCCCGGAGGCTGCGGCGGCGTTGCTTGCGGAGAAGATGCTGGAGGTCGGAGTCACGCGCTTCGTCGAGGAGGCTGCGCTTGCGGATCTGAACGCCCGCATCGAGGTTGCAGGCATCACCCCGCCTGATCTTTCAGCGGTCCTCAACGATCTATGCTTTGGCAAGCGCAGCTTTGCGGAGCTGAAGAACTCATCGGCTGATTTGCTGGCGATGCTCGAACAGGCTGCCGGCCAGAGCAAGCTGCGCGAGGCCGCGCCTACCAGCGTCAAGCTGCCCAGCGGCCGGCAGACCAAGGTCCACTACGAGACCGGCAAGCCGCCCTGGATCGCGTCGCGCCTGCAGGATTTTTTTGGCATGACGGAGACGCCGCGTATCGGCCCCGGACGCACGCCGGTGGTGGTGCATCTGCTTGCGCCCAACCACCGCGCCGTGCAGACGACCACCGACCTCGAAGGCTTCTGGACGCGGCTCTATCCGCAGGTGCGGCGTGAGCTGATGAGGCGGTATCCGAGGCACGCATGGCCGGAACGCCCGGAGTAA
- a CDS encoding SDR family oxidoreductase: MAEQQAEQKKVALISGANRGIGFETARQLGQQGVSVVLGARTLQAAEYAAGILKGEGIDAYGVKLDVTDVEDRRNAAAYILKHFSKLDILINNAGIGAEGGMFNAAKPSTTSPQELEGIFATNVFAVVYLTNELLPLIRKSDAGRIVNLSSILGSLTLHADPKSPIAGIKLLAYDASKSALNAYTIHLAAELKDTPIKVNSAHPGWVKTEMGTDAAPMEIVDGAKTSVTLALLGPDGPTGRFIHMGDELPW; the protein is encoded by the coding sequence ATGGCAGAGCAGCAGGCAGAACAGAAGAAGGTCGCGCTCATCTCGGGCGCGAACCGTGGCATTGGCTTTGAGACCGCGCGTCAGCTCGGACAGCAAGGCGTCAGCGTCGTGCTCGGCGCACGCACCCTCCAGGCCGCGGAGTATGCCGCCGGCATCCTCAAGGGTGAAGGCATCGATGCCTATGGCGTCAAGCTGGACGTCACCGACGTGGAAGACCGCCGCAACGCAGCCGCATACATCCTCAAGCACTTCAGCAAGCTCGACATCCTGATCAACAACGCCGGCATCGGCGCGGAGGGCGGCATGTTCAACGCCGCCAAGCCCAGCACCACCTCACCGCAGGAGCTTGAGGGGATCTTCGCGACGAACGTCTTCGCCGTCGTCTATCTCACCAATGAGCTGCTCCCGCTGATCCGCAAGAGCGACGCCGGCCGCATTGTCAACCTGTCCAGCATCCTCGGGTCGCTGACCCTGCACGCGGACCCCAAGAGCCCCATCGCAGGCATCAAGCTGCTGGCGTACGACGCGTCCAAGTCCGCACTGAACGCCTACACCATCCACCTGGCGGCAGAGCTCAAGGACACTCCCATCAAGGTCAACTCCGCCCACCCCGGCTGGGTCAAGACGGAGATGGGCACGGACGCCGCACCCATGGAGATCGTGGACGGTGCCAAGACCAGCGTCACCCTTGCACTGCTGGGACCGGACGGCCCCACCGGCCGCTTCATCCACATGGGCGACGAGCTCCCCTGGTAG
- a CDS encoding glycosyltransferase family 2 protein, with protein sequence MPKYSIVVPFHNEEENVTTLYDRLKAVMEQLNESFELVFVDDGSLDRTYRLLEEIAAVDSRVLVVKLRRNFGQTSALAAGFDHAQGDFILAMDGDLQHEPTEIPQFLAKLEEGYDVVSGWRSERGDNMFLRRIPSGIANRLMAALSGVDIHDFGTTFKAYRREVIQNIPLYGEMHRFIPALASWYGASICEVPISNPARVAGKSHYGLSRTFRVFFDLLTIRFLLKYMTRPLHFFGTIGAAGILSGGVISVWLMALKLLTHTAVHDDHAPYFTIASVLILGGIQMLGIGLLGELQVRHFHTAEHRAPYAVDRILRLRSNEESLLH encoded by the coding sequence GTGCCGAAATACTCCATCGTCGTCCCGTTTCACAACGAAGAGGAGAACGTCACCACGCTTTATGACCGCCTCAAAGCCGTCATGGAGCAGTTGAATGAGAGCTTTGAGCTCGTCTTTGTAGACGACGGCTCGCTCGACCGCACCTACCGCCTGCTGGAAGAGATCGCCGCCGTCGACTCCCGCGTCCTGGTCGTCAAACTCCGCCGCAACTTCGGCCAGACCAGCGCCCTCGCCGCCGGATTCGATCATGCCCAGGGCGACTTCATCCTGGCCATGGACGGCGACCTCCAGCACGAGCCAACCGAGATCCCGCAGTTCCTCGCCAAGCTGGAAGAGGGCTACGATGTCGTCAGCGGCTGGCGCTCGGAGCGCGGAGACAATATGTTTCTGCGGCGCATCCCCTCCGGCATCGCCAACCGCCTCATGGCCGCGCTCTCCGGCGTCGATATCCACGACTTCGGCACTACCTTCAAGGCCTACCGCCGCGAGGTCATCCAGAACATCCCCCTCTACGGCGAGATGCACCGCTTCATCCCCGCGCTGGCAAGCTGGTACGGCGCCAGCATCTGCGAAGTCCCCATCTCGAACCCCGCGCGCGTCGCAGGCAAGAGCCACTACGGCCTCTCCCGCACCTTCCGCGTCTTCTTCGATCTCCTGACCATCCGCTTCCTGCTCAAGTACATGACGCGCCCGCTGCACTTCTTCGGCACCATCGGCGCGGCCGGCATCCTCAGCGGCGGCGTGATCAGCGTCTGGCTGATGGCCCTGAAGCTCCTCACCCACACCGCCGTCCACGACGATCACGCCCCCTACTTCACCATCGCCAGCGTACTGATCCTGGGCGGAATCCAGATGCTCGGCATCGGCCTCCTGGGCGAGCTCCAGGTCCGCCACTTCCACACCGCCGAACACCGCGCCCCGTACGCGGTCGACCGCATCCTGCGCCTCCGCAGCAACGAAGAATCCCTCCTCCACTAA
- a CDS encoding DUF6036 family nucleotidyltransferase: MPVELSKDHLELLSALNGQDVKYLVIGGYAVGVHSEPRATKDLDVFIRQDEQNSEAVFRALASFGAPLAGLTAADFNDGKSFFQMGQPPHRADVLQAISGVEFDECYERRVYAVVNGSLTVPVISAVDLVKNKRTVGRLRDLADVEDILEAQQALKKEQ; the protein is encoded by the coding sequence ATGCCGGTGGAACTGAGCAAGGATCACCTCGAACTCTTGTCCGCTTTGAACGGTCAGGACGTTAAGTATCTCGTCATCGGTGGCTATGCGGTTGGTGTGCACTCAGAACCACGGGCGACGAAGGATCTTGACGTCTTCATTCGCCAGGACGAGCAAAACAGCGAGGCTGTCTTTCGTGCGCTCGCGTCGTTTGGGGCGCCGCTAGCAGGTTTAACAGCGGCTGATTTCAATGACGGAAAATCGTTCTTTCAGATGGGGCAGCCCCCTCATCGTGCTGATGTTCTGCAGGCCATCAGCGGTGTGGAATTTGATGAATGCTATGAACGCAGGGTGTACGCGGTTGTCAACGGAAGCCTGACTGTTCCTGTCATCTCTGCGGTGGACCTGGTCAAGAACAAACGGACCGTGGGGCGTCTGCGTGATCTGGCTGATGTAGAAGACATTCTTGAGGCACAACAGGCCCTCAAGAAGGAACAATGA
- a CDS encoding GNAT family N-acetyltransferase, which yields MPIHIRPLRTDEIPQITALIRASVRGLQAGDYDEAQREAAIATVFTVDTRLVADGGYFAAETEDGILIGCGGWSARKTLYGGDHQLEDKAPDWLDPAVDAAKIRAIFVHPDWARQGIGAMLLHAAEQAAHTAGFRRYEMGSTLTGVSLYKRSGYRELERIQVPVADGQTIEIVRMTKDAH from the coding sequence GTGCCGATCCACATCAGGCCGCTCCGCACCGATGAGATCCCCCAGATCACCGCGCTCATCCGCGCCTCCGTCCGTGGCCTGCAGGCCGGCGACTACGACGAAGCCCAACGCGAAGCCGCCATCGCCACGGTCTTCACCGTAGACACCCGCCTCGTCGCCGACGGAGGCTACTTCGCCGCCGAGACAGAAGACGGCATCCTCATCGGCTGCGGAGGCTGGAGCGCCCGCAAGACCCTCTACGGAGGCGATCATCAGCTTGAAGATAAGGCCCCGGACTGGCTCGATCCCGCAGTGGACGCCGCCAAGATCCGAGCCATCTTCGTCCACCCCGACTGGGCTCGCCAAGGTATCGGAGCCATGCTCCTTCACGCAGCAGAACAAGCCGCCCATACCGCCGGCTTCCGCCGCTACGAGATGGGGAGCACCCTCACCGGCGTCAGTCTCTACAAGCGTTCAGGCTACCGCGAACTCGAACGCATCCAGGTCCCCGTAGCCGACGGACAGACCATAGAAATCGTCCGCATGACCAAAGACGCACATTGA
- the ychF gene encoding redox-regulated ATPase YchF: MPLNVGIVGLPNVGKSTIFNALTSAEAQAANYPFCTIDPNVGVVQVPDARMDRIVTMVKPDSIVPTTMEFVDIAGIVEGASKGEGLGNQFLSHIRQTDAILHVVRCFADPEVIHVAGGVNPLHDIDIINTELLLADLDTVEKRAVKAEKAAKSQSATAAQKSEHSAIQKLREVLNAGKPARVAELEDDEKLIARDLFLITAKPMLYVANVDESALTTGNEWTDAVEKRAKEEGSEVVRICGQMEADIAQLDAAERQEFLSEMGLTEPGLNRLIHAAYRLLGLYTYFTSGVQEVRAWTIKKGTKAPGAAGVIHSDFERGFIKADAYHCEDLFRLGSEQAVKEAGLLKSEGKEYVVKDGDILFFKFNV, translated from the coding sequence ATGCCCTTAAACGTCGGAATCGTAGGCTTGCCCAACGTAGGCAAGAGCACCATCTTCAACGCCCTCACCTCAGCCGAGGCGCAGGCCGCCAACTACCCCTTCTGCACCATCGACCCCAACGTCGGCGTCGTCCAGGTCCCTGACGCGCGCATGGATCGCATCGTCACCATGGTCAAACCCGACTCTATCGTCCCCACCACCATGGAGTTCGTCGACATCGCCGGCATCGTCGAAGGCGCGTCCAAGGGTGAAGGTCTCGGCAACCAGTTCCTCAGCCATATCCGCCAGACCGACGCCATCCTCCACGTCGTCCGCTGCTTCGCGGACCCTGAGGTCATCCACGTCGCCGGCGGCGTCAACCCGCTGCACGACATCGACATCATCAACACCGAGCTTCTGCTCGCCGATCTCGACACCGTGGAAAAGCGCGCCGTCAAGGCAGAAAAAGCCGCCAAGTCCCAGTCCGCCACCGCCGCCCAGAAGTCCGAGCACTCCGCCATCCAGAAGCTCCGCGAGGTCCTCAACGCAGGCAAGCCCGCCCGCGTCGCAGAGCTGGAGGACGATGAAAAGCTCATCGCACGCGACCTCTTCCTCATCACCGCCAAGCCCATGCTCTACGTCGCCAACGTAGACGAGTCCGCCCTCACCACCGGCAACGAATGGACCGACGCCGTCGAGAAACGCGCCAAGGAAGAGGGAAGTGAGGTCGTCCGCATCTGCGGTCAGATGGAGGCCGACATCGCCCAGCTCGACGCAGCCGAGCGCCAGGAGTTCCTCTCGGAGATGGGTCTCACGGAGCCCGGTCTCAACCGCCTCATCCACGCCGCCTACCGCCTCCTCGGCCTCTATACCTACTTCACCAGTGGGGTGCAGGAGGTCCGCGCCTGGACGATCAAGAAGGGAACCAAGGCCCCCGGAGCCGCCGGAGTCATCCACTCGGACTTCGAGCGCGGCTTCATCAAGGCAGACGCCTACCACTGCGAAGACCTCTTCCGCCTCGGCTCAGAGCAGGCCGTCAAGGAAGCCGGCCTCCTCAAGTCAGAAGGCAAGGAGTACGTCGTCAAGGACGGCGACATCCTCTTCTTCAAGTTCAACGTCTAG
- a CDS encoding T6SS phospholipase effector Tle1-like catalytic domain-containing protein translates to MPKNIVVCCDGTGNEFGDSNSNVVKLYTCMKVDKEQVAYYHPGVGTMGNPNKTGVGKKMSLIYGMAFGAGFMDNLADAYRFLMAQYNDGDGPMDADRIYLFGFSRGAYTVRALAGAISMFGLLCPGNEGHLPYLLQMYSTESKAAYGRDNRHGRRLQETAESMAFRETFSRQVPIHFVGVWDTVSSVGWIYDPVKLLFDGQNPVMRKGRHAVSVDERRCFFQDNLWGQPLTPAETPVLAQCYADAADRQQDIVQAWFAGVHSDVGGSYSQSESAPAMDALRWMLDEAVADGLIQNDEKRTVIFGETDAALPGLSDLNKPALPGVCLHESLNWKWKPLEWFPHTYFDDKGDPQLQWSPWPHRREIPNDALIHPSLWKRLTTDANYQPPNLNQHDTVPYEASGTPLLHPEVRAKVQAEGFRVYRPGQVAKSNAVAQMSRAAAVLFGLGLTLLMRRKG, encoded by the coding sequence ATGCCGAAAAATATCGTTGTTTGCTGTGACGGAACGGGTAATGAGTTTGGCGACTCAAACTCCAACGTGGTGAAGCTCTACACCTGCATGAAGGTGGATAAAGAGCAGGTGGCGTACTACCATCCGGGCGTTGGGACGATGGGCAATCCCAACAAGACTGGCGTGGGCAAGAAGATGAGCCTGATCTACGGGATGGCGTTTGGCGCAGGGTTCATGGATAACCTTGCCGATGCGTATCGCTTTCTGATGGCGCAGTACAACGACGGCGACGGGCCGATGGACGCCGACCGGATCTACCTCTTCGGCTTCTCTCGCGGTGCGTACACGGTGCGTGCGCTGGCTGGCGCGATCTCCATGTTCGGGCTGCTGTGTCCGGGCAATGAAGGGCATCTGCCGTACCTGCTGCAGATGTACTCGACGGAGAGCAAGGCGGCTTATGGACGGGATAATCGCCACGGACGCCGGTTGCAGGAGACTGCTGAGTCGATGGCGTTTCGTGAGACCTTTTCGCGCCAGGTGCCGATCCACTTTGTGGGGGTGTGGGATACGGTTTCATCCGTGGGCTGGATCTACGACCCGGTGAAGCTGCTGTTCGACGGGCAGAACCCGGTGATGCGTAAGGGCCGGCATGCGGTCTCGGTGGACGAGCGGCGCTGCTTCTTCCAGGACAATCTCTGGGGGCAGCCTTTGACCCCTGCTGAGACGCCCGTGCTGGCTCAGTGTTATGCCGATGCCGCGGACCGGCAGCAGGATATCGTGCAGGCTTGGTTCGCAGGGGTTCATTCCGATGTGGGTGGAAGCTACTCGCAGAGCGAGTCCGCGCCTGCGATGGATGCGCTGCGCTGGATGCTGGATGAAGCCGTTGCTGACGGTCTGATTCAGAACGATGAGAAGCGCACGGTGATCTTCGGGGAGACCGATGCGGCGCTGCCGGGCTTGAGCGATTTGAACAAGCCGGCGCTGCCTGGAGTGTGCCTGCACGAATCGCTGAACTGGAAGTGGAAGCCGCTGGAGTGGTTTCCCCATACGTACTTTGACGATAAGGGAGACCCACAGTTGCAGTGGTCGCCGTGGCCGCACCGCAGGGAGATCCCGAACGATGCGCTGATCCACCCGAGCCTGTGGAAACGGCTGACCACCGATGCCAACTACCAGCCGCCTAACCTGAATCAGCACGACACCGTTCCGTATGAGGCTTCAGGAACACCCTTGCTGCATCCCGAGGTGAGAGCGAAGGTGCAGGCGGAGGGCTTCCGGGTATATCGACCGGGGCAGGTGGCGAAGAGCAACGCCGTGGCACAGATGAGCAGGGCCGCGGCGGTGCTGTTCGGGCTGGGGCTTACGTTGCTGATGCGGCGGAAGGGATAG
- a CDS encoding quinone oxidoreductase family protein — MQAIQITQTGGPEVLTLTQLPDPTPTPGQVSVRIEASGVNFIDTYFREGRYPAQLPYTLGQEAAGTIVALGEGVTGFHVGERVAFNAATGTYAEFALAPTSALLKLPDNISAQQAAAALVQGMTAHYLLHSTFVPQYNDKILIHAGAGGTGLLLIQMAKRFGAHVITTVSTEEKAALAREAGADDVILYTQEDVVERVHQITEGTRLPVVYDSVGKSTFEQSLKCLCPRGTLVLFGGASGAVPPFDLIRLSQMGSLYVTRPTLKDYVATREDLEQRARDVFRWVAEGSLKLRIAHTYPLAEAAQAHRDLESRKTTGKLLLLP, encoded by the coding sequence ATGCAGGCCATTCAGATTACCCAGACCGGCGGACCAGAGGTCCTCACCCTCACCCAACTCCCAGATCCCACCCCAACCCCCGGACAGGTCTCCGTCCGCATTGAAGCCTCCGGCGTCAACTTCATCGACACCTACTTCCGCGAAGGCCGTTACCCCGCCCAACTGCCCTATACCCTCGGCCAGGAGGCCGCAGGAACCATCGTTGCCTTAGGCGAAGGCGTCACCGGCTTCCACGTCGGGGAGCGCGTCGCCTTCAACGCTGCCACCGGCACCTACGCCGAGTTCGCCCTCGCCCCCACCTCCGCGCTCCTCAAGCTCCCGGACAACATCTCCGCCCAGCAGGCCGCAGCCGCGCTCGTCCAGGGCATGACCGCTCACTACCTTCTTCATTCAACGTTCGTCCCCCAGTACAACGACAAGATCCTGATCCACGCGGGCGCAGGCGGTACCGGCCTCCTGCTCATCCAGATGGCCAAACGCTTTGGCGCACACGTCATCACCACCGTCTCCACGGAAGAGAAGGCTGCCCTCGCTCGTGAAGCAGGCGCGGACGACGTGATCCTCTATACCCAGGAGGATGTCGTCGAGCGAGTCCACCAGATCACCGAAGGCACTCGCCTCCCCGTCGTCTACGACTCCGTCGGCAAGTCCACCTTCGAGCAGTCGCTCAAGTGCCTCTGCCCCCGCGGCACCCTCGTCCTCTTCGGCGGAGCCTCCGGCGCAGTCCCGCCGTTCGATCTCATCCGCCTCTCGCAGATGGGTTCCCTTTACGTCACACGCCCTACGCTCAAGGACTACGTCGCCACCCGCGAAGATCTCGAGCAGCGCGCCCGCGACGTCTTCCGCTGGGTCGCGGAGGGCTCCCTCAAGCTCCGCATCGCCCACACCTACCCCCTCGCAGAAGCCGCCCAGGCCCACCGCGATCTCGAATCCCGCAAAACCACCGGCAAGCTCCTCCTCCTGCCGTAG
- a CDS encoding TonB-dependent receptor, with the protein MRLLPLALLSLAVPAHAVVVQGTVTGPFGQPVPGARIQLIQLGAGTRSVADAVSGVDGEYEIRTDVAGRFLLLTASPYFAPQIGVDFYAGRTDLVTRDITMDPSSLTPLKTTLPNNLDTPLAQLSTLLTQLPADHLLTPAQIPSQLPFAPATFLVQTGQQGQPAALYLRGANPDANAVLLDGQPIQSLGGAFNYGTFSTTGLAALASSAAVQLAPGPNPTEAPAAEAGTIAFATPRASTAHPALDYSGDAGNLHAWRNEAAVTLTRRRADLFAAYSHFNISNALSNDQFNTGTAALNAGYNIAANTSLRATLRQETSAAPLPIAYDLGLTPSTRDAAQNLYGTFTFDTRTAGGWHNQLRYGLVRRREQLFVYTEPAPRLVTLRGANGSTITGLATYPNLPARADQATNRDQATYQTDYPLTQWLTGLFTFRYQNERALDAQAGLAPSQQQGTPAPSFSSSFNLTNLTFATAFKAEYKHRLFGEASGDLNHSNFIGFTGSPRLGLTYTPVYLGARRFRGTSLHATVAASSREPGLPEIVSKVTIPARSRTLDLAVDQNILGRKLILHAAYFHNQFSHQTEQLAPNALALSGTQAFRTQGFTTELRYQPLARLFIRGGYTYMASLIEQSAATTSLYTPVVGSRPFRRPANTGYFTIQYTGRALSAGLAASLAGRSDDSTFTPTLALPTHNLDFGYTRLDANLSYSVFHNLMLFTDLTNLLNDQHIGPIGYPGPPLTIRAGLKLRLGGD; encoded by the coding sequence ATGCGTCTCCTGCCCTTAGCTCTTCTCTCCCTGGCGGTCCCCGCCCACGCGGTCGTAGTCCAGGGCACCGTCACCGGCCCCTTCGGCCAGCCCGTCCCCGGCGCCCGCATTCAGCTCATTCAGCTCGGTGCCGGCACCCGCTCCGTCGCGGACGCAGTCTCCGGCGTCGACGGCGAATACGAGATCCGCACCGACGTCGCCGGCCGCTTCCTCCTCCTCACCGCCTCCCCCTACTTCGCCCCGCAGATCGGCGTCGATTTCTACGCCGGCCGCACCGATCTCGTCACCCGCGATATCACCATGGACCCATCCTCCCTCACCCCCCTCAAGACCACCCTCCCCAACAATCTGGACACACCCCTCGCGCAGCTCTCCACCCTCCTCACCCAGCTCCCCGCCGATCACCTCCTCACCCCCGCGCAGATCCCCAGCCAGCTCCCCTTCGCCCCCGCAACCTTCCTCGTCCAGACCGGCCAGCAAGGCCAGCCCGCGGCCTTGTACCTCCGTGGCGCAAACCCCGACGCCAACGCCGTCCTGCTCGACGGCCAGCCCATCCAGTCGCTCGGCGGAGCCTTCAACTACGGCACCTTCTCCACCACCGGCCTAGCCGCCTTGGCCAGCTCCGCGGCCGTCCAGCTGGCCCCCGGCCCCAACCCCACCGAAGCCCCCGCCGCGGAAGCCGGCACCATCGCCTTCGCCACTCCCCGAGCTTCCACCGCGCACCCCGCGCTGGACTACTCCGGCGACGCCGGCAACCTCCACGCCTGGCGCAACGAAGCCGCCGTCACCCTCACCCGTCGCCGCGCAGACCTCTTCGCCGCCTACTCCCACTTCAACATCTCCAACGCCCTCTCCAACGACCAGTTCAACACCGGCACCGCCGCCCTCAACGCCGGCTACAACATCGCCGCCAACACCAGCCTCCGCGCCACCCTGCGCCAGGAGACCAGCGCCGCCCCGCTCCCCATCGCCTACGATCTGGGCCTCACCCCCAGCACCCGGGACGCCGCCCAGAACCTCTACGGCACCTTCACCTTCGACACCCGCACCGCCGGCGGCTGGCACAATCAGCTCCGTTACGGCCTCGTCCGCCGCCGTGAGCAGCTCTTCGTCTACACCGAACCCGCCCCGCGCCTCGTCACCCTGCGCGGAGCCAACGGTTCGACGATCACCGGCCTCGCCACCTACCCCAACCTCCCCGCACGCGCAGACCAGGCCACTAACCGCGACCAGGCCACCTACCAGACCGACTATCCCCTCACCCAATGGCTCACCGGCCTCTTCACCTTCCGCTACCAGAATGAGCGAGCCCTCGACGCCCAGGCCGGCCTCGCTCCCAGTCAGCAGCAGGGAACACCAGCCCCCAGCTTCAGCAGCAGCTTCAACCTCACCAACCTCACCTTCGCCACCGCCTTCAAGGCAGAATACAAACACCGCCTCTTCGGAGAGGCCTCCGGCGATCTCAACCACTCCAACTTCATAGGCTTCACCGGCTCCCCCCGCCTCGGCCTGACCTATACGCCCGTGTACCTCGGCGCACGCCGCTTCCGTGGCACCTCGCTCCACGCCACCGTCGCCGCGTCCTCCCGCGAGCCCGGCCTCCCGGAGATCGTCTCCAAGGTCACCATTCCTGCGCGTTCCCGCACCCTGGACCTCGCCGTCGATCAAAACATCCTGGGTCGCAAGCTCATCCTCCACGCCGCCTACTTCCACAACCAGTTCTCCCACCAGACCGAGCAGCTCGCCCCCAACGCCCTCGCCCTCTCCGGCACCCAGGCCTTCCGCACCCAGGGCTTCACCACCGAGCTTCGCTACCAGCCCCTCGCCCGCCTCTTCATCCGCGGCGGCTACACCTACATGGCCTCGCTCATCGAGCAGTCTGCAGCAACCACCAGCCTCTACACACCAGTCGTCGGCTCCCGCCCCTTCCGTCGCCCCGCCAACACCGGCTACTTCACCATCCAGTACACCGGCCGAGCCCTCTCCGCCGGCCTCGCCGCCTCCCTCGCCGGCCGCTCGGACGACAGCACCTTCACCCCCACCCTCGCACTCCCCACCCATAACCTCGACTTCGGCTACACCCGCCTCGACGCCAACCTCAGCTACTCCGTCTTCCACAACCTCATGCTCTTCACAGACCTCACCAACCTCCTCAACGACCAGCACATAGGCCCCATCGGCTACCCCGGCCCCCCCCTCACCATCCGCGCCGGCCTCAAACTCCGCTTAGGCGGCGACTAG